The Cloeon dipterum chromosome X, ieCloDipt1.1, whole genome shotgun sequence genome includes a window with the following:
- the LOC135946322 gene encoding uncharacterized protein LOC135946322, translated as MENGRDQCSLDWRFDLSRVKDAIQKDELDKRRCANERLPGFSAVLPGCFSAVQIGKIEGSGLGMRLPESQQGYRDLNRRCRERQNQYHTLDSRVRTTHEGRHLFVSRRSIRMHDLAMIPAYVKDAESELEYSYEDHLNLLGIENWVFRGDRSMLLPRHVRVQTVAREVQ; from the exons ATGGAAAACGGGCGTGATCAGTGCTCCCTGGACTGGAGGTTCGACCTGAGTCGTGTGAAGGACGCGATACAGAAGGATGAGTTGGACAAGAGGCGATGCGCGAACGAGCGGCTGCCTGGTTTCAGTGCG GTGCTCCCTGGTTGTTTTTCTGCAGTGCAGATTGGGAAAATCGAGGGGTCCGGTTTGGGAAT GCGGCTCCCGGAAAGCCAGCAGGGCTACCGCGATCTGAACCGGAGGTGCCGAGAAAGACAAAACCAATATCATACCCTGGATTCCAGGGTCCGGACAACGCACGAGGGCCGGCATCTATTTGTATCGCGCCGTAGCATTAGGATGCACGATTTGGCAATGATTCCGGCGTACGTAAAGGATGCCGAATCGGAACTGGAGTATTC GTACGAAGATCACCTGAATCTGCTAGGGATCGAAAATTGGGTATTCCGTGGGGATCGATCAATGCTCTTGCCAAG gcatgtcagagtccagacggtggcacgagaggtgcagtag
- the LOC135946523 gene encoding putative helicase mov-10-B.2, whose amino-acid sequence MLVRSHDRGTVTLTEGDGAKLLDRELLVALWNQRCRLQFLPTLVGHRLRVTGSVDGLSALADYFQGGGLGTKECGIPLVDDHHLAALKRGEGFMDEMLNQEQRRAVVEILEHRRPHVPYLLVGPPGTGKSATLDEVVLQLATHHKEKRTLDALIYYVVPSNLGVRSTAERLLRLGMRSEQLVRLYSEHEHVKGTDPLRDISQRASRMQHLITTSVVIGTPIAIARIGLTLGERNPPPLLLLLDEAAYIKLGEAFAALTANGEPVQTVLAGDRKQLRPRCFSKVAESMHGKYSLFDLAADSGFFEDDGLRPKEGLGVMLRLNYRAHEKLVREVSCLFYNGLMIPGPASLPSNSLLLLRFGLERLGLDANQSAIRWVDIDGAMQRDPLTRSLFNVVEADAVVSVVDSLCRCIPPQQVTVLAPYRKQVAVLREKLPRDITVFTADEVIGQERPVIVVSLVRSDRGEDNARDHGVGFLREPNRVNVLISRAKEIVILVGSRAHFIRSGVGFWGILPTRTEPLPAQF is encoded by the exons ATGCTGGTGAGGAGCCATGACCGTGGGACAGTTACGCTCACCGAGGGTGACGGAGCCAAGCTGTTGGACCGGGAGCTCCTTGTTGCCCTGTGGAACCAGCGGTGCCGCCTGCAGTTCCTGCCAACCTTGGTGGGGCACCGTCTTAGGGTCACCGGCTCCGTCGATGGATTGAGTGCCCTTGCCGACTACTTCCAGGGAGGTGGCTTGGGAACAAAGGAGTGCGGCATCCCACTG GTTGACGACCACCATCTTGCAGCGCTGAAGCGAGGAGAGGGATTCATGGACGAGATGCTCAACCAGGAGCAGAGGAGGGCTGTGGTGGAGATCCTGGAGCACAGGCGGCCCCACGTCCCATACCTGCTGGTCGGCCCCCCAGGAACGGGAAAATCCGCAACCTTGGACGAGGTCGTGCTTCAGTTGGCTACCCACCACAAGGAGAAGAGGACACTTGACGCTCT CATCTACTACGTGGTCCCGTCCAACCTGGGGGTTCGGTCGACCGCCGAAAGGTTGTTGCGGTTGGGAATGAGGAGCGAGCAACTGGTGCGCCTCTACTCGGAGCATGAGCACGTGAAGGGGACCGACCCCCTCAGAGACATCTCGCAGCGAGCTTCCCGGATGCAACACCTCATCACCACCAGCGTGGTCATCGGGACCCCCATCGCCATTGCTCGCATCGGGCTGACCCTTGGTGAGAGGAATCCACCGCCCCTTCTGTTGCTG ctggaCGAGGCAGCCTACATCAAGCTGGGAGAGGCCTTTGCGGCTCTGACGGCGAATGGAGAGCCTGTGCAGACTGTGCTTGCCGGGGACCGGAAGCAGCTTCGGCCACGCTGTTTCAGCAAGGTGGCCGAAAGCATGCATGGCAAGTACAGTCTGTTCGATTTGGCCGCCGACAGTGGATTCTTCGAGGATGATGG ATTGAGGCCGAAGGAGGGGCTTGGTGTGATGCTGCGTCTCAACTATCGGGCCCACGAGAAGTTGGTGAGGGAGGTCTCCTGCCTGTTTTACAACGGACTGATG atCCCTGGCCCAGCTAGCCTCCCCTCCAAcagcctgctgctgctgcgtttcGGGCTGGAGAGACTGGGACTCGACGCGAACCAGAGCGCCATCCGCTGGGTGGACATTGATGGTGCAATGCAACGCGACCCCCTCACCAGGTCCCTCTTCAACGTAGTGGAAGCCGACGCTGTGGTGTCCGTGGTGGACTCGCTGTGCCGGTGCATCCCCCCCCAACAGGTTACGGTGCTTGCACCGTACCGTAAGCAG GTGGCGGTGCTCCGGGAGAAGCTCCCCCGTGACATCACTGTCTTCACTGCGGACGAGGTGATAGGCCAGGAGCGGCCTGTAATTGTGGTGTCACTGGTACGAAGCGACCGTGGAGAAGACAACGCGCGTGATCATGGGGTGGGCTTCTTGAGGGAGCCAAACAGGGTCAATGTTCTGATCAGCCGTGCCAAGGAGATCGTGATCCTGGTAGGCTCCAGGGCCCACTTCATCAGGAGTGGTGTTGGCTTTTGGGGAATCCTCCCAACCAGGACTGAACCCCTCCCGGCACAGTTCTAA